The following proteins come from a genomic window of Lytechinus pictus isolate F3 Inbred chromosome 1, Lp3.0, whole genome shotgun sequence:
- the LOC129267095 gene encoding retinol dehydrogenase 8-like — translation MPLVVFITGCSSGIGLTTAATLAKDPSKRFLVYATILKVFEEETRFQEAVDGKQILDQTLFPIQMDITNDESVRDAVATVMKQQGRIDILVNNAGVAMINVSETASVEQAKKLFDINFFGNFRVTKEILPGMKKQRSGRIINISSNNGIFCNPYLGLYAATKQAIEAFSQETAIIGRFFDIWVSVIEPGPVDTPIRETIISSGMGGVEHILQTPDIDDLDKRLVRYFEVESEYHGHPMQQPEEIAEIVIEAATAEKPHFRYQSSKVPSWAQATDNAHAQNCGLLTLQYTISGLPLPLLSSRS, via the exons ATGCCGCTTGTGGTTTTCATAACGGGATGCTCGTCTGGCATCGGGCTGACTACAGCTGCAACACTCGCCAAAGATCCATCCAAACGGTTCCTAGTTTATGCTACAATACTAAAGGTCTTTGAAGAAGAAACACGATTTCAAGAAGCCGTTGATGGAAAGCAGATTCTGGATCAGACGTTGTTTCCGATCCAAATGGATATCACCAACGATGAGTCAGTAAGGGATGCAGTTGCCACGGTGATGAAGCAACAAGGACGGATAGATATTCTCG TGAACAACGCAGGAGTGGCGATGATAAACGTTTCAGAGACGGCTTCGGTTGAACAAGCCAAGAAATTATTCGACATCAATTTCTTCGGTAACTTCCGTGTCACAAAGGAAATACTTCCGGGGATGAAGAAACAGAGGTCCGGTCGCATTATCAACATTTCAAGTAACAATGGAATATTTT GTAACCCTTATTTGGGATTATATGCAGCAACTAAGCAAGCTATTGAAGCTTTCAGTCAGGAGACAGCTATTATCGGTCGCTTCTTCGACATATG GGTAAGTGTTATTGAGCCTGGTCCCGTTGACACCCCTATCCGAGAGACGATAATATCCAGTGGGATGGGAGGTGTAGAACATATCTTGCAGACTCCAGACATCGATGACCTCGATAAACGCCTAGTCAGGTACTTCGAAGTCGAGAGCGAGTACCACGGTCATCCGATGCAACAGCCTGAGGAAATCGCTGAGATCGTCATCGAAGCGGCCACCGCAGAGAAACCCCATTTTAGATACCAGTCATCAAAG GTGCCTTCGTGGGCTCAAGCAACGGACAATGCACATGCTCAAAACTGCGGCTTGCTCACCCTTCAATACACAATAAGCGGACTTCCTTTGCCTCTTCTCTCATCACGCTCGTAG